One Limisphaerales bacterium DNA window includes the following coding sequences:
- a CDS encoding PD40 domain-containing protein has product MKTPFFLLAMVLITTTVTSSAQLPPPNPKPISGARHPALSPDGKRLAFVYRGDIWISNSTGGRAIPVTSHLALDAYPVFSPDGNWIAFGSRRHGQWDVFVIPSLGGTARQLTWHSGNELPFGWNSDSSRICFTARRDDMRYGIYTVDVSTFRSELLCEDYAPMQYPRWSPNGKTMVYGRYGMPWYRARYTGSAAAEIWVLNLATQERKKIRGNGHQHLYTQFLPDGRLLTVTTGEATPSAPKLNEQLGKFTDNDKRTPNLWTVDANGKATQLTHFIGDGVRYPSVSMNTGDVAFEYGHQIWLLKKGQANAKPISIIALTDHKQSPRRRETLKDGVTEAEPAPDGKSMIFGLKGDIWQIPIAKPTGVARGTAEQARRLTRWPGDDSDFSWGKDSKKIYFTSDRENNTRIYELNLETQKLRPLWNRKEDVVRLRVAPDGKHLFFWMAGPEGGLQRLTLADEKLKTIVKLPGTHVRGRGGIEYEWSPDNQWIAYTTRTGDSSYNIWIVPADGGEAVNVTRLNAFHSDPTWSKDGKYLYFQSDRDGEGLYRLALKPDAFRISDVDMKFQKPSKPVNVDIDFDGIHRRIIKMSSQNPSSDLIAANDGKIYFLARGDIYSVSYDGRETKKITTGGQRVAFRVMKDGRKTTFMKSGEMFIGRIDGGPESKITFKADWVNDINAERMAAFNAFWKTFHHRFYDANFHGRDWDALRIKYLKRMGSVDTPMEFSTLLQMMVGELEASHTEVSAPPESAKPSTPHLGFTIDHTHRGLGLKIKTVPKGAPGSFEKTRIKPDEYVISIDGSMVDANERLYSLLNARGNRIVEFLVNDKPHKSGARKVRYQLMSQTEWTDLNYKNRVSATRRKVETASKGKIGYLHIAAMSSTDKTRFEREAYEYILGKDAMILDVRNNRGGNISDTLIDWLERKPHGIYQSRDLSPEVAPYRVWNKRVIVLMNEHSYSNGEMFPYAMRQRGLTEKIVGIATPGYVIWTSGFSLPGGFKARIPGKAVYRMDGSNMENNGEKPDVRVWITPDEWAAGKDPQLVKALELLEPKPATIKP; this is encoded by the coding sequence ATGAAGACTCCCTTTTTCCTTTTGGCCATGGTGCTGATCACCACCACCGTTACGTCCAGCGCGCAATTGCCGCCACCCAATCCAAAACCCATTTCCGGCGCACGACATCCGGCCCTGAGCCCGGATGGCAAGCGGTTAGCTTTTGTCTATCGCGGCGATATTTGGATTTCAAACTCCACCGGCGGAAGAGCGATCCCGGTCACCTCCCATCTCGCCCTCGACGCCTATCCCGTGTTCTCCCCCGATGGAAACTGGATTGCATTCGGCAGCCGTCGTCACGGGCAATGGGACGTCTTTGTAATTCCCTCGCTCGGCGGCACCGCACGGCAATTGACGTGGCACAGCGGAAACGAGCTTCCCTTCGGTTGGAACAGCGACAGCAGTCGCATTTGCTTCACCGCCCGACGTGATGACATGAGATACGGAATCTACACTGTGGACGTCTCCACTTTTCGTTCTGAATTGCTCTGCGAAGATTACGCCCCGATGCAATACCCGCGGTGGTCGCCCAACGGCAAAACGATGGTCTACGGCCGCTACGGCATGCCCTGGTATCGCGCACGCTATACGGGTTCCGCCGCAGCAGAAATTTGGGTGTTGAATCTTGCAACCCAAGAGCGCAAAAAAATTCGCGGGAACGGGCATCAACATTTATATACACAATTCCTCCCGGATGGCCGACTGCTCACGGTGACCACCGGCGAAGCCACCCCTTCCGCGCCCAAGCTCAATGAACAACTTGGCAAATTTACGGACAATGATAAACGCACCCCTAATCTTTGGACGGTCGATGCAAATGGAAAAGCAACACAACTCACTCACTTCATCGGCGATGGCGTCCGTTACCCATCGGTGTCCATGAATACGGGAGATGTTGCATTCGAATACGGTCACCAAATTTGGCTGCTCAAAAAAGGCCAGGCAAACGCCAAACCAATTTCAATAATCGCCCTCACTGATCACAAGCAAAGCCCGCGGCGGCGCGAAACCCTTAAAGACGGCGTCACAGAAGCCGAACCGGCACCCGATGGCAAGAGCATGATTTTCGGCCTCAAAGGTGACATTTGGCAAATCCCCATCGCCAAGCCCACCGGGGTCGCTCGCGGTACTGCAGAGCAAGCCCGACGACTCACGCGCTGGCCGGGTGATGACTCCGATTTTTCGTGGGGTAAAGACAGTAAAAAAATCTACTTCACCTCCGACCGCGAAAACAACACACGCATTTATGAACTCAATTTAGAAACCCAAAAACTGCGACCCTTATGGAACCGCAAGGAGGACGTGGTTCGCTTACGAGTTGCCCCCGACGGCAAGCATCTTTTCTTTTGGATGGCCGGCCCCGAAGGCGGGCTGCAGCGCCTAACGCTCGCCGATGAAAAACTCAAAACCATCGTCAAACTCCCCGGCACTCACGTCCGCGGTCGCGGCGGGATTGAATATGAATGGTCACCGGACAACCAGTGGATTGCGTACACCACCCGCACCGGCGACAGCTCATACAACATTTGGATCGTGCCCGCCGATGGCGGCGAAGCGGTTAATGTTACCCGCCTTAATGCGTTCCACAGCGACCCGACCTGGTCGAAAGACGGAAAATATTTGTACTTTCAAAGCGATCGTGATGGGGAAGGACTCTACCGGCTCGCGTTGAAACCGGATGCTTTTCGAATTTCAGATGTCGACATGAAATTCCAAAAACCATCCAAACCTGTAAACGTTGATATCGATTTCGATGGCATCCACCGGCGCATCATCAAGATGTCCTCTCAGAACCCGAGCTCCGATCTCATCGCCGCCAATGACGGGAAAATATATTTTTTGGCACGAGGTGACATTTACAGCGTGTCATATGATGGCCGTGAAACCAAGAAAATCACCACCGGCGGACAACGCGTTGCCTTTCGTGTTATGAAGGATGGCCGCAAGACCACCTTTATGAAGAGCGGTGAAATGTTTATCGGAAGAATTGATGGCGGGCCAGAATCCAAAATCACCTTCAAGGCCGACTGGGTGAACGATATTAATGCCGAACGCATGGCGGCATTCAATGCGTTTTGGAAAACATTTCACCATCGGTTTTACGATGCTAACTTTCACGGTCGTGACTGGGATGCGCTACGCATTAAATATCTCAAACGCATGGGAAGCGTGGATACTCCGATGGAGTTTTCCACCCTATTGCAAATGATGGTCGGCGAATTGGAGGCATCCCACACAGAAGTCAGTGCGCCCCCGGAATCCGCTAAGCCCAGCACGCCCCATCTCGGATTCACCATTGATCACACCCACCGCGGTTTGGGGTTAAAAATAAAAACAGTTCCGAAGGGCGCACCGGGTTCGTTTGAAAAAACCAGGATCAAACCTGATGAATATGTCATTTCAATTGACGGCTCCATGGTGGACGCCAATGAACGCTTGTACAGCCTTCTTAACGCACGGGGGAATCGTATCGTCGAGTTTTTAGTAAACGACAAGCCACACAAAAGCGGCGCGCGCAAAGTACGCTACCAACTAATGTCGCAAACGGAATGGACTGATTTAAATTATAAAAACCGTGTATCCGCTACCCGCCGCAAAGTGGAAACCGCCAGCAAGGGCAAGATTGGGTATCTACATATCGCCGCGATGAGCTCCACAGATAAAACCCGGTTTGAGCGTGAAGCCTACGAATACATCCTTGGCAAGGACGCAATGATTTTGGATGTGCGCAACAATCGCGGCGGCAACATTTCCGACACCCTGATTGACTGGCTCGAACGCAAGCCGCATGGCATTTATCAATCACGCGATCTATCTCCCGAAGTAGCACCCTACCGTGTCTGGAATAAACGCGTCATCGTTCTGATGAACGAGCACAGCTATTCAAACGGTGAAATGTTCCCGTACGCCATGCGCCAACGCGGCCTTACTGAAAAGATAGTAGGCATCGCCACCCCGGGCTATGTGATTTGGACTTCAGGATTCTCATTGCCCGGCGGTTTCAAAGCCCGCATCCCGGGCAAAGCCGTTTATCGTATGGATGGCTCCAATATGGAAAATAACGGCGAGAAACCGGACGTGCGCGTGTGGATCACACCCGACGAATGGGCTGCCGGAAAAGACCCTCAACTGGTAAAAGCGCTGGAATTGCTTGAACCCAAGCCCGCCACAATAAAACCGTGA
- a CDS encoding molybdopterin-dependent oxidoreductase: MSNPLADMDKPDVIFCIGTNMTECHPVAATRIKKALKRGAKMIVADPRKIPLAGMAHLYLPLRVGSDVALLLGMAHVISRENLTDKTFIAERTKGANEFLEHLKNFTPEWAAEITGLNPTDIEEAARLYGGADRGAIFYTLGITEHICGVDNVQSLCNLALMTGNLGREGTGINPMRGQNNIQGAGDSGAVPANYPGFQPVNDPDCQKKFAKLYGRAIDAEKGITKVTALNECGKSIHAMIINGENTVVSDPDRAHCQHALESLNHLVLIDIFRTETAELADVVLPATAFGETDGVCVNTERRVQRLRQAVPPQGEAQPDWWIVSQIAQRLDIPGFEFESAKDVFNELCDLSPIYAGLDWDRIENAEYQWPVPENDHPGTPILHEGEFKNGRGLFSIINYRDPAEVVDDKYPLWLTTGRRLQAYHTRTQTGRSTGIDYLLNEESLEVHPDDLTALQLTDGGFANLTSRRGTVKIRVRASGQSPPGTVFCSFSFNDVPVNILTGSGYDPITETAELKVCAVRVEPA, from the coding sequence ATGTCCAACCCCCTCGCGGACATGGACAAACCGGACGTAATTTTCTGCATCGGCACCAATATGACCGAGTGCCATCCGGTCGCTGCCACGCGCATTAAAAAAGCCCTCAAGCGCGGCGCAAAAATGATCGTCGCCGATCCCCGCAAAATCCCGCTCGCGGGAATGGCGCACCTGTATTTGCCTTTACGTGTGGGCTCGGATGTCGCGTTGCTGCTCGGCATGGCGCACGTAATTTCCCGAGAAAATTTGACGGATAAAACGTTCATCGCCGAACGCACAAAAGGCGCCAATGAATTTCTTGAGCACCTGAAAAACTTTACTCCCGAATGGGCCGCCGAAATCACCGGGCTCAACCCCACTGACATCGAGGAAGCCGCACGGTTGTACGGCGGCGCGGATCGCGGTGCGATCTTTTACACACTCGGCATCACCGAGCACATTTGCGGCGTGGATAATGTGCAGAGCCTTTGTAATCTTGCGTTGATGACCGGGAACCTCGGACGCGAAGGCACAGGCATCAATCCCATGCGCGGGCAAAACAACATTCAAGGCGCAGGTGATTCCGGCGCGGTGCCGGCTAATTATCCCGGCTTTCAACCAGTGAATGATCCCGATTGCCAAAAGAAATTTGCAAAACTTTATGGCCGTGCGATTGATGCAGAAAAAGGCATCACCAAAGTCACTGCCCTGAATGAATGCGGCAAATCTATCCACGCGATGATTATCAATGGCGAGAACACCGTGGTGTCCGACCCCGACCGCGCCCATTGCCAACACGCGCTCGAGTCGCTCAACCATCTCGTGCTCATCGATATTTTCCGCACTGAAACCGCCGAGCTGGCCGATGTGGTTTTACCCGCCACTGCCTTTGGCGAAACCGATGGCGTGTGTGTGAACACCGAACGCCGCGTACAGCGCCTCCGTCAGGCCGTGCCGCCGCAGGGCGAAGCGCAACCGGATTGGTGGATTGTTTCACAAATTGCCCAGCGACTCGACATCCCCGGTTTCGAATTTGAATCTGCCAAAGATGTTTTCAATGAACTCTGCGATCTTTCGCCAATCTACGCGGGGCTCGATTGGGACCGCATCGAAAACGCCGAGTACCAATGGCCCGTGCCGGAAAATGATCATCCCGGCACACCGATACTGCACGAAGGTGAATTCAAAAACGGCCGCGGCCTGTTCAGCATTATCAACTACCGCGACCCCGCCGAGGTGGTGGACGACAAATATCCTCTATGGCTCACCACCGGTCGCCGACTGCAAGCCTACCACACGCGCACGCAAACCGGGCGCTCAACGGGCATCGATTATTTATTGAATGAAGAATCACTGGAGGTTCACCCGGATGACCTCACTGCACTTCAACTCACTGATGGCGGTTTTGCCAACCTCACCAGCCGTCGCGGCACCGTAAAAATTCGCGTGCGTGCCTCCGGCCAATCACCACCCGGCACGGTATTTTGTAGCTTCAGTTTCAACGACGTCCCCGTGAATATCCTCACCGGCTCCGGCTACGATCCCATCACCGAAACCGCTGAACTGAAAGTCTGCGCCGTGCGCGTGGAACCGGCATAA
- the fdhD gene encoding formate dehydrogenase accessory sulfurtransferase FdhD, producing the protein MGESKSIEIQRWNGDTLNPAETDTVATEEPLEIRVRGRSIAITMRTPGHDEDLAAGFLVTENIIQNRRDISEIAHCREGEAAQLRNTMNVFLTPDVEVDFGQLTRHFFASSSCGLCGKASIDSVHQHFPPVVNQSEVNAKMLAALPDKLRVAQPTFDQTGGLHAAGLFSMEGFLTVSREDVGRHNAVDKVIGNAFLDRVDLSQSILLVSGRASFEIMQKSLAARIPIVAAVSAPSSLAVEFAQDSGQTLAGFVRGKTMNVYAGAQRVQ; encoded by the coding sequence ATGGGAGAATCTAAGTCAATCGAGATTCAACGCTGGAATGGCGACACGCTTAATCCTGCAGAAACTGACACCGTGGCCACCGAGGAGCCGCTGGAAATTCGTGTTCGTGGACGGAGCATTGCCATCACGATGCGCACACCGGGGCACGACGAAGATTTAGCAGCCGGATTTTTAGTCACGGAAAATATCATTCAAAACCGGCGGGATATCAGTGAGATCGCACACTGTCGCGAGGGCGAAGCGGCGCAACTGCGTAACACAATGAATGTTTTTCTGACGCCGGATGTGGAGGTGGATTTCGGGCAACTCACGCGCCATTTTTTCGCCAGCTCCAGCTGTGGCCTTTGCGGCAAAGCGAGCATTGATAGCGTGCATCAACATTTTCCCCCGGTGGTAAACCAATCAGAGGTGAACGCCAAAATGCTGGCTGCGTTGCCGGATAAACTTCGCGTGGCTCAGCCCACTTTTGACCAAACCGGCGGACTGCACGCGGCAGGGCTGTTTTCGATGGAAGGATTTCTCACCGTCAGCCGCGAAGATGTCGGGCGGCACAACGCGGTGGACAAAGTGATCGGCAATGCGTTTTTGGATCGTGTGGATTTATCACAAAGCATTTTGTTGGTAAGCGGCCGCGCTTCATTTGAAATTATGCAAAAATCACTGGCCGCACGCATTCCAATCGTAGCGGCCGTGTCCGCACCTTCATCCTTGGCAGTGGAATTTGCACAGGACAGCGGGCAAACACTGGCCGGATTCGTCCGAGGGAAAACGATGAATGTTTATGCGGGAGCGCAGCGAGTGCAGTAG
- the queD gene encoding 6-carboxytetrahydropterin synthase QueD: MIMELRKTFQFEAAHSLPNLPPEHKCARLHGHSFKVEIIVTGECDPKFGWVMDYADISGAFDPIWKQLDHFHLNEINGLENPTSENIAIWIWDHLKPRLPLLTGIEVAETCNARCVYRGK; the protein is encoded by the coding sequence ATGATTATGGAATTACGAAAAACATTTCAGTTCGAAGCAGCCCACTCGCTGCCCAATCTCCCGCCAGAACACAAATGCGCCCGGCTGCACGGGCACAGTTTTAAGGTGGAAATCATTGTCACCGGCGAATGCGACCCCAAATTCGGATGGGTAATGGACTACGCTGACATCAGCGGCGCATTCGATCCAATCTGGAAGCAACTCGACCACTTTCATCTCAATGAAATCAATGGCCTTGAAAACCCAACCAGTGAAAACATCGCGATATGGATCTGGGACCACCTCAAACCTCGATTGCCGTTACTCACCGGCATCGAAGTAGCAGAAACCTGCAATGCGCGTTGTGTTTATCGTGGCAAATAA
- a CDS encoding NAD(P)H-dependent oxidoreductase subunit E, producing MNQPTDTELIRLWRDEPAPLLPLLHAFQNRDGWLSENSLRSISEGLKIPLAELFGTVTFYHHFSRKENGQNKPRVCDGPVCRFRGTQNILESLDAKPMPCAGRCDGPIPVLKGNQVLIGCEANDLNLLPSPLPPPNPSGIEECVFAHIREEGRATIEGYQKTGGYEALEKTLTDSPESLVALITESKLAGRGGAGFPTGKKWEMVAQAEGHPKTIVCNADEGEPGCFKDRALLDYDPHATLEGMILAAYATGATRGFIYLRYEYPDTMGTLERAIAEAKTAGLLGQNIAGKEGFDFEIHIRRGAGAYICGEEGSLLNSLEGKHPFPRNRPPFPVTHGFENLPTAVNNVETFSAVPPIVNHGANWYQSLGLGGHAGTKAISLSGDIQRPGNYEIPFGLPLKTLLYDWAGGPLARQSIQAVSMAGLSGGFLGGSDLDEVTLDEPSIRSKGAFLGAAGIMVFDDRRNMVDVAHNAMAFFAEESCGKCFPCRIGTQRLTERLNGSASAATEIEWHSEVDDIGDTMMATSACGLGMAAPNITRSLQKYFPDQVSTHLQSVSQ from the coding sequence GTGAACCAGCCAACGGACACGGAACTCATCCGGCTATGGCGCGATGAGCCCGCGCCGTTGCTGCCTTTGCTGCACGCATTTCAGAATCGTGATGGATGGCTGAGCGAGAATTCATTGCGCAGTATTTCCGAGGGCCTGAAAATTCCACTAGCGGAGTTGTTCGGTACCGTCACGTTTTATCATCACTTTTCCCGGAAAGAAAACGGGCAAAACAAACCGCGCGTGTGCGATGGGCCGGTATGCCGTTTTCGAGGGACGCAAAATATACTGGAATCATTAGACGCCAAACCCATGCCCTGCGCTGGTCGGTGCGATGGGCCGATCCCTGTTCTCAAAGGAAATCAAGTGCTTATCGGTTGCGAAGCGAATGACTTGAACCTGTTACCCTCGCCTTTACCGCCGCCCAATCCCAGCGGGATTGAGGAATGCGTATTCGCGCACATTCGCGAGGAGGGCCGCGCCACGATTGAGGGCTATCAAAAAACCGGCGGATACGAAGCACTCGAAAAAACATTGACCGATTCGCCTGAATCTTTAGTGGCACTCATCACTGAAAGCAAACTCGCCGGCCGTGGCGGCGCGGGATTTCCTACGGGTAAAAAATGGGAAATGGTCGCTCAAGCGGAAGGCCATCCAAAGACCATCGTTTGTAACGCGGATGAAGGTGAGCCAGGCTGCTTTAAAGATCGCGCGTTGCTGGACTACGACCCGCACGCCACCTTGGAAGGAATGATTCTCGCCGCGTACGCCACCGGCGCAACGCGCGGTTTCATTTACTTGCGCTACGAATATCCCGACACGATGGGCACCCTCGAGCGCGCCATCGCGGAAGCAAAAACCGCTGGATTGCTCGGCCAAAACATCGCCGGCAAAGAGGGATTTGATTTTGAAATTCATATTCGACGCGGGGCGGGTGCTTATATTTGCGGCGAGGAAGGTTCGCTGCTCAACAGCCTCGAAGGCAAACATCCCTTCCCGCGCAATCGCCCGCCCTTCCCCGTCACACACGGCTTTGAAAATTTACCCACGGCGGTTAACAACGTGGAAACTTTTTCCGCCGTGCCACCCATCGTAAACCACGGCGCGAATTGGTATCAATCGCTCGGCCTCGGCGGGCACGCCGGCACCAAAGCCATCAGCCTTTCCGGTGACATTCAACGTCCCGGCAATTACGAAATACCCTTTGGTCTACCTCTCAAAACACTCCTGTACGATTGGGCTGGCGGACCGCTCGCGAGGCAATCCATCCAAGCCGTGAGTATGGCCGGATTGTCCGGCGGATTTCTCGGCGGCAGCGATCTCGACGAAGTCACGCTCGACGAACCCTCCATCCGCTCCAAAGGCGCATTTCTTGGCGCAGCGGGCATAATGGTTTTTGATGACCGCCGCAACATGGTCGATGTCGCCCACAATGCAATGGCCTTTTTTGCGGAAGAATCCTGCGGCAAATGTTTTCCCTGCCGCATCGGCACCCAACGCCTCACCGAACGCCTCAATGGTTCCGCCAGTGCTGCCACGGAGATCGAATGGCACAGCGAGGTTGATGACATCGGCGACACAATGATGGCCACCAGCGCGTGTGGCCTCGGGATGGCTGCGCCCAACATTACGCGCAGTTTGCAAAAATATTTTCCCGATCAAGTCTCCACACACTTGCAATCAGTTTCCCAATAA
- a CDS encoding VOC family protein, which produces MATRYAHVNIIANDWRMLSHFYETVFDCEPWSSERDHHGPHIDALTGMPGARVQGRHLRVPGHGENGPTIEIFTFADNGENYPKPLNRPGLAHLAFEVDDVEATRAQIKSLGGRDYGELVTIDIPGAGRLTLLYMTDPEGNIVELQKWHHDPDSA; this is translated from the coding sequence ATGGCCACGCGGTATGCTCACGTAAACATCATCGCCAATGACTGGCGCATGCTAAGTCATTTTTACGAAACGGTGTTCGACTGTGAGCCGTGGAGCAGCGAACGCGATCATCACGGGCCACATATTGATGCACTCACCGGTATGCCGGGAGCCCGGGTTCAGGGGCGGCATTTGCGTGTGCCCGGGCATGGCGAAAATGGCCCCACGATTGAAATTTTTACCTTCGCCGACAATGGCGAAAATTATCCGAAACCCCTCAACCGCCCCGGGTTGGCACACCTCGCTTTTGAAGTGGATGATGTGGAGGCCACGCGCGCACAAATCAAATCATTGGGAGGAAGGGATTACGGCGAACTCGTCACCATTGACATTCCTGGTGCCGGCCGCCTCACGTTGCTTTACATGACCGATCCGGAAGGCAACATCGTTGAATTGCAAAAATGGCATCACGACCCAGACTCCGCCTAA
- a CDS encoding (2Fe-2S)-binding protein produces MNATAEIKTQTLTLDGDEVPFREGETIYEVAQRAGREVPTLCYDARLEAFGACRLCVVQLEGARNPVASCTTPAEAGMVVHTSTEAIEKHRRTLLELVASENPDSTIDPLRGFASQELNVLLDRHEVQPGRFTGEHSGTTSGDDNPFILRDYDHCISCYRCVRVCAEQEGDHAITMMNRGFDKQITAEFNNRLKESACTFCGQCVQTCPTGALGDRKAMRAESLPGKLEKTRSVCPYCGVGCQVDLLSKEDKLVGIQPAMDGPANEGALCIKGQFAFDFVQHDDRLTKPLVRGDDGELHEVDWNTALDRAAEGFRKALEEHGRHAIYGVASGRAPSEAAYTMQKFIRAGFGTNQIDNCSRA; encoded by the coding sequence ATGAACGCAACGGCTGAAATCAAAACACAAACGCTGACACTCGATGGAGACGAAGTGCCATTTCGTGAAGGCGAAACGATTTACGAAGTCGCCCAACGCGCCGGACGCGAAGTCCCGACTTTGTGTTATGATGCACGCCTCGAAGCTTTCGGAGCGTGCCGATTATGCGTCGTACAATTAGAAGGCGCGCGCAACCCCGTCGCCTCCTGCACCACACCCGCCGAGGCCGGAATGGTGGTGCACACTTCCACCGAGGCGATAGAGAAACACCGACGCACGCTTCTGGAATTGGTCGCCTCAGAAAACCCTGATTCCACCATCGACCCACTGCGCGGATTTGCTTCACAGGAATTGAACGTGTTGCTCGATCGACACGAAGTACAGCCCGGTCGTTTTACGGGGGAGCATTCAGGCACAACCAGTGGCGACGACAATCCGTTTATCCTGCGCGATTATGATCATTGCATTTCCTGCTACCGTTGCGTGCGCGTGTGCGCAGAGCAGGAGGGCGACCACGCGATCACGATGATGAATCGTGGATTTGATAAACAAATCACCGCCGAGTTCAACAACCGCCTCAAGGAAAGCGCCTGCACCTTCTGCGGCCAATGCGTGCAAACCTGCCCCACCGGCGCGCTGGGCGACCGCAAAGCAATGCGCGCGGAATCCCTGCCAGGTAAGCTGGAAAAGACGCGCAGCGTGTGCCCGTACTGCGGGGTTGGATGCCAAGTGGATTTGCTTTCTAAAGAAGACAAATTGGTTGGGATTCAACCCGCGATGGATGGCCCCGCCAACGAAGGCGCGCTCTGCATCAAAGGCCAATTCGCATTCGATTTCGTGCAGCACGACGATCGCCTCACGAAACCACTCGTGCGCGGCGACGATGGCGAACTTCACGAAGTGGATTGGAACACCGCACTGGATCGCGCCGCCGAGGGCTTCCGCAAAGCGCTCGAGGAACACGGCCGCCACGCGATTTACGGTGTGGCTTCTGGCCGCGCACCCAGTGAGGCCGCGTATACGATGCAGAAATTTATCCGCGCTGGGTTTGGTACGAATCAGATTGATAATTGTAGTCGTGCTTGA
- a CDS encoding excinuclease ABC subunit UvrC encodes MKDRLGTVIYVGKARDLRKRVSQYFHPSRRMSWDVKFRALVEGIHDFDVHVVKGEAEALLLESRLIKQYKPRYNVSFRDDKRYLMLKVNLNDPIPRFALTRLKIDDNARYFGPFPSGTALKRTLELARHKFNLRGCKPFTPDEHEYKHCLYGHLEVCSAPCIEKVTREQYRMQVENACDFLTGHCAEILGQLEAAMHKAAESRDYERAAKIRDQIDALRDTTRKTTRYHRLPNELPLAIDPDRDLAQLAKELGLAEPPARIEGFDISNISGTFMIASMVVFRNGRPANSEYRRYKMKAVKSQNDFACMAEAVSRRYARLKKEKRPMPNLILIDGGKGQLSAATAELEELGLADIPAIGLAKEFEEIHRPNEMESLRLGLDNAALKLLQRVRDESHRFANTFNVELRLKKISESVLDEFPGIGASRKAALLKHFGSLQRLREATVEQISEVSGFGVKGAQSLREYLDARNDR; translated from the coding sequence ATGAAAGACCGGCTGGGCACGGTCATTTATGTTGGTAAAGCGCGAGACCTTCGCAAGCGCGTGAGCCAATATTTTCATCCCTCGCGCCGGATGAGTTGGGATGTGAAATTCCGCGCGCTGGTTGAGGGCATTCATGATTTCGATGTGCACGTCGTGAAGGGTGAGGCCGAGGCGCTGCTACTTGAGAGTCGCCTCATCAAGCAATACAAACCGCGTTACAACGTCAGCTTCCGTGATGACAAACGCTACTTAATGCTCAAGGTGAACCTCAACGATCCGATCCCGCGCTTCGCTCTTACGCGGCTGAAGATAGACGACAACGCGCGCTATTTCGGCCCGTTCCCCAGCGGGACCGCTCTTAAACGGACGCTCGAGCTCGCGCGCCACAAATTCAATTTACGCGGTTGCAAGCCCTTCACTCCTGATGAGCACGAATACAAACATTGCCTTTATGGGCACCTCGAAGTGTGTAGCGCACCGTGCATTGAAAAAGTCACCCGTGAGCAATACCGAATGCAGGTTGAAAACGCCTGCGATTTCTTAACCGGCCACTGCGCTGAAATACTAGGCCAACTCGAGGCCGCGATGCACAAAGCCGCCGAATCACGCGACTACGAACGCGCCGCAAAAATACGTGATCAAATTGACGCGCTTCGGGATACCACACGCAAAACCACCCGCTACCATCGCCTTCCCAACGAACTTCCTCTCGCCATCGACCCCGATCGTGACCTCGCACAACTCGCCAAAGAATTGGGCCTCGCCGAACCGCCCGCGCGCATTGAGGGTTTTGATATATCGAACATCAGCGGCACATTTATGATTGCGTCGATGGTTGTCTTCCGCAATGGCCGTCCAGCTAATTCCGAGTATCGCCGCTACAAAATGAAGGCCGTAAAATCTCAGAACGATTTCGCCTGTATGGCCGAAGCCGTCAGTCGCCGGTACGCACGCCTTAAAAAAGAAAAACGTCCGATGCCAAATCTCATCCTCATTGATGGGGGTAAAGGCCAGCTCAGCGCCGCCACCGCAGAGTTGGAGGAGCTGGGTTTGGCTGACATTCCCGCTATCGGACTGGCTAAAGAATTCGAAGAAATCCATCGCCCCAACGAAATGGAGTCGCTGCGATTGGGCTTAGACAACGCCGCTTTGAAACTTCTCCAACGCGTTCGTGACGAGTCCCATCGATTCGCCAACACTTTCAATGTTGAATTGCGCCTCAAAAAAATTTCCGAAAGCGTGCTGGACGAATTCCCTGGCATCGGGGCCAGTCGCAAAGCGGCGTTGCTAAAACATTTTGGGAGCCTCCAAAGATTGCGCGAAGCAACTGTGGAACAAATTTCCGAGGTGTCCGGTTTTGGGGTGAAAGGCGCGCAATCTTTACGGGAGTATCTGGACGCCCGCAATGATCGGTAG